The Acidobacteriota bacterium nucleotide sequence ACCCGGCGCTGGTACATCGTGCACACGTACTCCGGCTTCGAGAAGAAGGTGGAGGACTCGCTGAAGCAGCGCGTGCAGGCCTACGGCATGGAGGACGAGATCGGCGAGGTGCTCGTGCCGACGGAGGACGTCGTCGAGATGCGGGGCGGCCGGAAGGTGATTACGTCGAAACGGTTCTTCCCCGGCTACATCCTGGTCGAGATGCAGATGTCCGATCAGGCGTGGCACGTGGTGAAGAACACGCCGAAGGTGACCGGGTTCGTAGGGGCCGGGTCGAAGCCGACCCCCCTGACGCGGGAGGAAGTCGACCAGATCCTGCACCAAGTAACGGTGGCGGCCGAGCAGCCGAAGCCGAAGTACACGTTCGACAAGGGCGACCAGGTCCGGATTAACGAGGGGCCGTTCGCCAGCTTCAACGGCGTGGTGGACGACGTGAACATGGATCGCAACACGCTGCGGGTGATGGTGACCATCTTTGGGCGCGCGACCCCCGTGGAGCTCGACTTCCTGCAAGTGGAGAAGATCTGACGCAGTCATGGCGAAGAAGGTCATCGGACAGGTGAAACTGCAGATCGCCGCCGGGAAGGCGACGCCGGCCCCGCCGGTCGGAACCGCGCTGGGCCCGCACGGCGTCAACATCATGGACTTCTGCAAGGCGTTCAACGCGAAGACGGCCAGCCAGGAGGGGCTGATCATTCCCGCCGTGGTCACCGTCTACGCCGACCGCTCCTACAGCTTCATCACCAAGACGCCCCCGGCCGCCGTGCTGCTGAAGCGCGCGGCCAACATCGCCAAGGGGTCCGGCGAGCCGAACCGGACGAAGGTCGGCCACGTGACGCTGGAGCAGGTGCGCGAGATCGCCAAGACGAAGATGCCCGACCTGAACGCCAACTCGATCGAGGGGGCGGCCGAGATTGTCGCCGGCACCGCGCGGTCGATGGGCATCGAGGTAGAGGGCAGGGTCGACGAATGAAGAAGAGCGGCAAGCAGTTCGCGGCGGCGCAGGCGAAGGTGGACCGGACGCCGTACACGCTCGACGAGGCGTTGCCGCTGGTCAAGAGCCTGACGTTCGCCAAGTTCGACGAGACGGTGGAGATGGCGATGCGTCTCGGCGTCAACCCGAAGCATGCGGATCAGATGGTGCGCGGCACGGTCGTGCTGCCTCACGGCCTGGGGCGGACCAAGAGCGTGGTGGTGATTGCCGGGCCGGACCGGCAGGAAGAGGCGCAGGAGGCGGGCGCCGACGTCGTGGGCGGCGAGGAGCTGGTGGAGAAGATCGCCGGCGGCTGGCTCGATTTCGACGCCGTCGTCGCCACGCCCGACATGATGCGCGTGGTCGGCCGGCTCGGACGCGTGCTCGGTCCCCGCGGCCTGATGCCGAACCCGAAGACCGGCACCGTGACTCTCGACGTCGGCCGGGCGGTCCGGGAGATCCAGGCGGGCAAGGTGGAGTACCGCGTAGACAAGGCGGGCGTCGTGCACGCGCCGATCGGCAAGGCGTCGTTCGAGGTGCCGCAGTTGCACGAGAACGCGATGGCCCTCGCCGCGAGCGTGATCAAGGCAAAGCCGGCCGCCGCGAAGGGCCGCTACGTCCGGAGCATCGCCATCGCGTCGACGATGGGTCCGGGGGTGCCGATCGACACCGCGAGCGTCGAGGCGGGCGCCAAGGGTTAGCGGGGGCGGCAGACGGGATACAGGCAGCACGATGGCACTCAGCAGGGCAGAGAAGGAAACTCGGCTGGACGCTCTCCGGGGCGAACTGAGCGGCGCCGAGAGCGTCATTCTGGTCGACTTCAAGGGGCTCGACGTTCCTACCGTGACCGACCTGCGCCGGAAGGTGCGGGGCGCGGACGGGAGCTACCGCGTCGTGAAGAACTCCCTCGCGCGGCGAGCGCTGGAGGGAACCCCGTTCGAGGCGCTGTGCGACCGGCTGGAGGGCTCCACCGCCCTCGCCTACAGCGGCGACGACCCGGTGGCGCTGGCGAAGGCGCTGGTCGATTTCGCCAAGGATGCACCGGAACTGACCCTCGGCGCGGCCGTCGTGCAGGGTCGGACGGTCGAGCCGGACGGCGTGGCCGGCCTGTCGGAACTGCCCGGCAAGCCGGAGTTGCAGGCGAAGCTGCTGATGCTTCTGAACGCGCCGGCAACGAATTTCCTGCGGCTGCTCAATGCCGCACCGAGCAACTTGCTGGCCGTACTGAAGCAGGCGGAAGAGAAGGCGAAGGAGGAAGGCTAACCATGGCTGAAGTGACTCAGGATCAGGTTGTCGATTACATCAAGGGAATGTCGGTGCTCGAGCTGTCCGAGCTCGTCAAGCGACTTGAAGAGGAGCTGGGCGTCTCGGCCGCGGCGGCGATGCCGGTCGCAGTGGCGGGCGCGGCGCCGGCGGGCGGAGCCGCCCCCGCGGAAGAGGAGCAGACCGAGTTCACCGTGACGCTGACCGAGATCGGGTCGCAGAAGATCAAGGTGATCAAGGTGGTGCGCGAGGTGACCAGCCTCGGCCTCAAGGAGGCGAAGGACCTGGTGGAGGGTGCGCCGAACGCGGTCAAGGAAGCGATCCCCAAGGACGAGGCGGAGGCGATTGCGAAGAAGTTCGAGGAAGTAGGCGCGAAGACCGAGATCAAGTAAACCCGCCGTCACGCGAAGGAGTTCAGCCGTGCAGCAAATTCTGC carries:
- the rplK gene encoding 50S ribosomal protein L11 → MAKKVIGQVKLQIAAGKATPAPPVGTALGPHGVNIMDFCKAFNAKTASQEGLIIPAVVTVYADRSYSFITKTPPAAVLLKRAANIAKGSGEPNRTKVGHVTLEQVREIAKTKMPDLNANSIEGAAEIVAGTARSMGIEVEGRVDE
- a CDS encoding 50S ribosomal protein L10, whose amino-acid sequence is MALSRAEKETRLDALRGELSGAESVILVDFKGLDVPTVTDLRRKVRGADGSYRVVKNSLARRALEGTPFEALCDRLEGSTALAYSGDDPVALAKALVDFAKDAPELTLGAAVVQGRTVEPDGVAGLSELPGKPELQAKLLMLLNAPATNFLRLLNAAPSNLLAVLKQAEEKAKEEG
- a CDS encoding 50S ribosomal protein L7/L12, producing the protein MAEVTQDQVVDYIKGMSVLELSELVKRLEEELGVSAAAAMPVAVAGAAPAGGAAPAEEEQTEFTVTLTEIGSQKIKVIKVVREVTSLGLKEAKDLVEGAPNAVKEAIPKDEAEAIAKKFEEVGAKTEIK
- the nusG gene encoding transcription termination/antitermination protein NusG encodes the protein MTDVATRRWYIVHTYSGFEKKVEDSLKQRVQAYGMEDEIGEVLVPTEDVVEMRGGRKVITSKRFFPGYILVEMQMSDQAWHVVKNTPKVTGFVGAGSKPTPLTREEVDQILHQVTVAAEQPKPKYTFDKGDQVRINEGPFASFNGVVDDVNMDRNTLRVMVTIFGRATPVELDFLQVEKI
- a CDS encoding 50S ribosomal protein L1, producing MKKSGKQFAAAQAKVDRTPYTLDEALPLVKSLTFAKFDETVEMAMRLGVNPKHADQMVRGTVVLPHGLGRTKSVVVIAGPDRQEEAQEAGADVVGGEELVEKIAGGWLDFDAVVATPDMMRVVGRLGRVLGPRGLMPNPKTGTVTLDVGRAVREIQAGKVEYRVDKAGVVHAPIGKASFEVPQLHENAMALAASVIKAKPAAAKGRYVRSIAIASTMGPGVPIDTASVEAGAKG